Proteins from one Mycobacterium sp. HUMS_12744610 genomic window:
- a CDS encoding bifunctional MaoC family dehydratase N-terminal/OB-fold nucleic acid binding domain-containing protein produces MTDIQEAVAEIKAAGAPKPRVGRDPVNQPMVNNWVEAIGDRNPIYVDEAAARAVGHPGIVAPPAMIQVWTMFGLGGARPKDDPLGPIMQLFDDAGYIGVVATNCEQTYHRYLRPGERVAITSEMGDVVGPKQTALGEGFFVNQHITWRVGDEDVAEMNWRIMKFRPREESTVAATVPADLDPDAMMRPSSSRDTAFFWEGVKAHELRIQRRPDGSLQHPPVPAVWQDKAAPIDYVVAGGNGTVFSFVVHHAPKVPGRTLPFVIALVELEEGVRMLGELRGVDPGEVRIGMPVRATYIDFPAGATGPEWTLYAWEPSA; encoded by the coding sequence ATGACAGATATCCAGGAGGCCGTCGCCGAGATCAAGGCGGCGGGCGCCCCCAAGCCGCGCGTCGGGCGCGACCCGGTGAACCAGCCGATGGTGAACAACTGGGTGGAGGCGATCGGCGACCGCAACCCCATCTACGTCGACGAGGCCGCGGCCAGGGCGGTCGGCCACCCCGGAATCGTGGCCCCGCCAGCCATGATTCAGGTGTGGACGATGTTCGGGCTGGGCGGTGCGCGTCCCAAGGACGACCCGCTGGGGCCCATCATGCAGCTCTTCGACGACGCGGGGTACATCGGCGTGGTGGCCACGAACTGCGAGCAGACCTATCACCGTTATCTTCGCCCCGGCGAGCGGGTCGCCATCACCTCCGAGATGGGTGACGTGGTCGGGCCGAAGCAGACCGCGCTGGGCGAGGGCTTCTTCGTCAACCAGCACATCACGTGGCGGGTGGGTGACGAGGACGTCGCCGAGATGAATTGGCGCATAATGAAATTCAGGCCGCGCGAGGAATCCACGGTGGCTGCCACGGTTCCGGCGGACCTGGACCCCGACGCCATGATGCGCCCGTCTTCGTCGCGGGACACCGCCTTCTTCTGGGAGGGTGTCAAGGCGCACGAGCTGCGGATCCAGCGGCGCCCGGACGGGAGCCTGCAGCACCCGCCCGTGCCCGCGGTGTGGCAGGACAAAGCAGCGCCGATCGACTACGTGGTGGCCGGCGGCAACGGCACCGTGTTCAGCTTCGTGGTGCACCACGCGCCGAAGGTGCCCGGCCGCACGCTGCCGTTCGTGATCGCTTTGGTCGAACTCGAGGAGGGCGTGCGCATGCTGGGTGAGCTGCGTGGCGTGGACCCCGGCGAGGTGAGGATCGGAATGCCGGTGCGCGCAACGTATATCGACTTTCCGGCCGGTGCCACCGGCCCGGAATGGACCCTCTACGCCTGGGAGCCTTCGGCATGA
- a CDS encoding MaoC family dehydratase, with the protein MSAPVVEVGTTLPELKLYGDPTFIISTALATRDFQDVHHDRDKAQAKGSKDIFVNILTDTGLVQRYVTDWAGPSALIKSIGLRLGVPWYAYDTVTFSGEVTSIEDGLITVKVLGRNSLGDHVIATVTLTIGDA; encoded by the coding sequence ATGAGCGCACCCGTTGTCGAGGTGGGCACGACGCTGCCCGAGCTCAAACTCTACGGCGACCCGACGTTCATCATCTCGACGGCCCTGGCCACCCGGGACTTCCAGGACGTGCACCACGACCGCGACAAGGCGCAGGCCAAGGGGTCCAAGGACATCTTCGTCAACATCTTGACCGACACCGGTCTGGTGCAGCGCTACGTCACCGACTGGGCCGGTCCGTCGGCCCTGATCAAGTCGATCGGGCTGCGGCTGGGCGTGCCGTGGTACGCCTACGACACGGTGACTTTCTCCGGTGAGGTGACTTCGATCGAGGACGGTCTGATCACAGTCAAGGTGTTGGGCCGCAACAGCCTTGGCGATCATGTCATCGCCACGGTGACGTTGACGATTGGGGATGCGTGA